The Streptomyces sp. NBC_00569 genomic sequence GCGGCGAGTTCGGTCATCGACGTCGAGAACGTGCACGCCGCCGAGCCGATGATGAAGATGCTGATCGCGCCCAGGAAGTAGGGCTTACGGCCGTGCAGGTCGGACAGCTTGCCGTAGAGCGGCGTCGCGATCGTCGAGGTGATCAGGTACGCCGTCGTCGCCCACGCCTGCTGGCTGAGGCCGTGCAGGTCGTCCGCGATGGTGCGGATCGAGGTGGAGACGATGGTCTGGTCGAGCGCGGCCAGGAACATGCCCAGCATCAGACCGCTCAGAATGGTCAGGATCTGACGGTGGCTCAGGCCACCGCCGGAGGAGGCGGGCATCGCCTCCGTGTGCTTAGCGGTGTCTCGGCTCGGTGCCGACACGGCCTCACTCATGCTTGCTTGCTCCCTGCTGCGCCCCGGCTTCGGACTGAGTCCCGTCGCCGTGGCGTTCATGTTGATGCGCTACCAGGTCGTCGTTGAGGCGTGTCATCAGCCGGATCAGCTGATACCGGTCCTCTGGGGGCCAGGGGTCGAGGAGCTCCGCCAGCTGCGCGTCGCGCTGCTGGCGGTACTTCTCGTACACCGCCCTGCCGGACTCGGTCGCGTACAGCAGCGTGCCGCGCCGGTCCTCCGGGTCGGGCCGCCGCTCGATCAGGCCGCGCTCCACCATGGAGCGGACCTGACGGCTGACCGTCGACAGGTCGAGGAAGGTCTCGGCGGCCAGATCGGTGGCCCGCTGCTCCCCGTCCCGCAGGAGCCGGGCCAGCAGGACGCGCTCACCCGCGCCCTGCTCCAGCTTGGCCTGGCTCCTGCGTGCCGCGACCAGCCGGGTGAAGCGCACGATCTGGTTCCCCAGTCCCGCCCCGGCCTCCTCGGCACTCGCGACACCCGTGTCCCCGGTTGTCATGTACTCCCCCGCTGTGCGGTCATGGACCGTCCCCTCGCCCACTGCCCGCCCCTCTTCCGTTCACATTTTATTGCTTGTAGCTACCAAGTGAGTGTAGAGGGCCCGCAACGACGTCCGGTACAGGGCCCCGGATGCACGACCCGGCGCATGCGGCAGCCCCATGCGCCGGGAGCGAAGGGGCCGACGCGAGAAGCCCTCCGCTTGAGGCGATCGTGCTCTGATGCCGACCGTGCTCGCACCGGCCTCCCCCGGCCTGGCGCCCGCGCTCATCGCCCAGGTCGCGCGTGTGACAGAAGCCCCTCCCGACATGTATCGAAGATCAGCATCAGGTGCAGGATGCAGTCCGCGGAGCTCAAGGAGATCCGGGCGTTCGCCCCTGAGCGTCAGGGACACTGGTCGTTCAGCTCGCAGCAGGCGACGCCACCCGTGCAGACACGACCGGTCACAGCAGCCCTGAGATGCGTTTCCCGCCTGGGCTGAAGCCAGGGATACCCACGCGAGAGAAGGGATGGGCTGGCGGTTCTGATTGGGTGGGTGCCTCCCGCGCCACACGAGAGAGTTGCCCGACATGACATTGCCTAGCGAGCTGACCGAGGTCCTGGGCGGCCCGGCCCTCTGTTTCCTGACGACGCTCATGCCGGACGGTTCGCCGCAGATCACCCAGACCTGGGTCGACTCTGATGGTGACCATGTGGTCATCAACACGGTGACCACTCATCAGAAGATGAAGAACATCCACCGTGATCCGCGCGTCGCCGTTGCCATCGCAGATCCGGCGGAGCCCTCCCGCTACTGGGCAATCCGGGGCCGCGTCATTTCGTCCACGACCGAGGGCGCGGAGGCGCACATCGACAAAGTGGCGCACAAGTACCTCGGCGGACCCTATCCGTGGTTCGGTGGGCGCGACCAGGAGCGCGTCATGCTGACCATCAGCGCCGACAAGGTGCACTCGCCACGCGGTTGAGCGATGGACGGTGCGCCTGCCGGCGATGTCATCCACCCTGGTCAAGGTCGTACTGGCGGCCTGCGGCATCGTGCTCGGCTGTGCTGCCGCGTCTGGCCTGCCTCTCGATGCCGAATGCCTTCACCGCGCTCCGACTGCTAGCGATGAGCGACCGTGACAAGGACACCGAGATCCTGGTGCTCCGCCATCAAACTCGCGGTCCCGGAGCGTCAACTGCAAGGAGACAGAGTGCGGTTCGCCTGGCGATCTGCCCTTCGGAGAGATAGGGACGTCCGGGTACCCCGTAAAGGCGGACAGCTTCTGGCCTAGATGACGGTTAGCGTCAGGCGTATGCCGACACGCACCGTGAGCTGGTCCGGGGCGAACGCCCGCCGTATCGAGCGCCAGGGCCTGGCCGCACCGGCCCCCACCTCCCCGAACGCCATCCCTCTACTCTCCGGCGTCATGCTGGGCGCGCACGCCCAGGTGCTGTCGGCCGCCGAACTCTCCCTCGGGCTGCGCATCGAAGGGGCGACGCGCGCCGATGTGCGACGAGCACTGTGGGAAGAGCGGTCACTGGTCAAGACGTACGGCCCGCGCGGCACCGTACATCTGCTGGCCGCTGGGGACGTGCCGATGTGGACCGGCGCGCTCTCCGCGATCCCCGGCCGGGTCGGCCAGCTCTCCAAGGACATCCGGCTCACAGCGGCACAGACCGACGCAGTCGTAGGTGCCGCAGGAGAGGCCCTGTCCGGCGCAGAGTTGACCGCCGACGAGCTGACGGAAGCCATCATGGCGCGAACCGGGTCCTGGGCCGGTGACCTCGTCCTTCCCGCCTTCCAGGGTATGTGGCCGCGCTGGCGGCAGGCGATGCACACGGCGGCGCACCGCGGGGTGCTCGCGTTCGGGCCGAACCGCGGGCAGAAGGTGACGTACACGAACCCCGGCGCGGTCCCGATGGAGCAGAACGCGGCGCTCTTCGAGCTCGTGCGCCGCTATCTGTACGCGTACGGTCCGGCCACCTCGCAGCATTTCGCCAAGTGGCTTGCGGAACCGCGAGGTTGGGCGAGCGCATTCTTCGAAGAGCTGGCCCGGGGCGGGGAGGTCGAGGAGGTCGACTTCGAGGGAGTCGGGGAGGCGTGGGTGGCGGCGGGGGACACCGAGTTCCGCGGCTCGGGAGAACGAGCTGAAGGGGTGCGGCTCCTCCCCTACTTCGACGCCTTCGGGATCGCCTCGCAGCCGCGCGAACTGCTCTTCCCGGGAAGGGCCGCCGAGCGTGCGCTGGCGGGCGGCCAGGCCGGTAACTATCCGCTGCTGCTGGTGGACGGAACCGTGGCCGGGGTGTGGCACCAACGCCGTTCGGGAAAGCGCATCGCGGTCACCGTCGAGCCGCTGGAGAGGCTCACGGCCGGGCAGCTGAAGGAACTGGAACTGCAGACGGCACGTGTCGGCGACGTGGCGGAAGGGGCGGTGGAGTTGACCGTGGGAAAGGTGTCGGTAGGGCCGCACGCTTAGAACTCCCAACAGTATGAGGCTGGGCAACCGGGTTGTACCCGACGATCTGGGTGACCACCATGAGCCTTGGCGGTTGTGAGCGGGCCTGACAGAGGGTGCACGGTGGAACTGATCAACCTCTCGGATGGCGGCAATAGCTTCCGGCTGCGTGTGCTGGGGCGCCAGTCTCCGGGACTGCTGCATCTTCACGACCGGCTCGACGCGGAGGTCCTCGTCGCGAGCAGTTTCGTCAGTGGTCGACTGGCCATGACTCTTGTGCCATCCGACTTGGAGGACTGGTCGCGCGCTTTGGACCTGCTCGCTGCAGGAGCACGACGAGCGCGGTGACCGCGACCGGGGACAGCGTCGCCCTGAAGTAGCCCGACGGTGGGCCGGCACCGGAATGTCCGGTGCCGGCCCTGTGGGTGCCCGAAACTCGGGCACTGGTGCTGCTCCGGGGTTTGCGGTCGAGGTTGGGCAAGGCGGGACCCTGCCCCATGGCTCTGCGACTGCTGTACCCGGCCTTCTTGAAGGTCCTGGGATGGATGGCGTTGCCGACCGGGTCAGAGGCGTCGAAGAACGCGGAGGTTCTCGTGCTGCGGCACCAGCTCGGGCTGAGCGCTCATCGGATGACGGGGGTGTCGCGGCCGAACCAGTCCAGGCAGACGACCAGTTCGTCGTCGGAGGCGGCGGCATCACCGCGGTAGTCGGCCAGTTCACCGAGCACGGCGCGCGGCACCGCAGCGGCGGGAAGGAGGCTGGCTGCCTGGATGGCGCGTGCCAGCGCACGCTCGCCGTACTTCTCATCCGCCTGCCCTGCGGCGGCGTAGACCCCATCGCTCACGAAGATCATCCGGTCGCCGGGGAGTACCTCGAATACCTGGGCCGCGTAGGGGGTGTCATCGAACATGCCCAGGGGGAACTGCGCCTCGAAGGGGACACGCTCCACGACCTTGTCGCGCTGGCGCCACAGCTGGGGGGATCCTGCGTCGACCACCTGAACCTTCCCTGTGGCGAGTTCGAAGGACAGCAGCAGGGTGGATACGTATTGCGTGCCCCTGTGCTGGGCGTAGAGGGCCTGATCGGCGAGGGCTGCCTGATCGGCGATGCCGATTCCCGCGCGGCGCGCGTTGCGCAGTGCGTTGACGGCGAGGTTGGTGAGCAGGGAGGCTTGGATTCCCTCGCCCATGCCGTTGGTGATGCAGAGCGTCAGGGTCTCGGCGGTGGTGGCCCAGTCGAAGTTGTCGCCATGGATGGCGTAGGCCGGTTCCAACTGTGCTCCGACGGCGTATTCCTGGCGCGTGCAGGAGCGGCCGGGCAGGAGTTGCCACTGCATTTCGGCTGCAAGGGTGAGGCGGCTGGCCCGCCGGGCCTGGAGGTAGAGGTCGGTGTCCCGCTCGGCGACGACGATCTCGTGTCCCAAGAGCTCGGCGGCGTCCGTCAGGTCGTCGACGGCCTGGGGGGTGCATCTGTGTTTGGGTAGGCGCACGGTGAGGATGCCGAGTCTGTCGCCGCGTACGGTGACCGGCAGGTGCAGGTCGACTGCCCCGTCCTGTGCCGCGTACTGGCCGTAGGGCTCTTGGCTCCCGAACGCTCTTCCCTCAGGGCTGGCGTGCAGGGAAAGCGGCTCGTTGGTGTGGGGCAGGGCCGTGACCGGTTGCAGGACCGTGAGGCCGTAGTCGGCCATGAGGAGCTCCACACTGAGGGCTTCGTAGTGCTCGATCAGTGCGGCGCGTGCCGCATCGAGAAGAGCATGTGGGGCTGCGCTGCGCACGGCGCGTTCCACGGCCAGGAATCCGCTCACCGTTGGCCTGCTTTCGTCATGTCGGGATGTGCCGGACGAAGCAGCGTAGCGGTGTGTCTGGCCCTCTTTGGCCGGTGCCCTGGTGGTTTGCTCGGTCTCGCGGTGCCCGCTGGCGCCGCGCCAACACTTGACCAAAGGCAAGTGTTGCCATTTAGTAACTATTTGTTCAATGGTGGCTCGCTCGCATCATGGGCACAGCCTGTCGGCCGGGTTCCGCGCAGCAGCGGGACTCCCAACGAGGAGGGCCTCCCGTCCCGTCGAGGCCGTGGCCGGCTTTCGCCGCCACCGTTTGAGGGGCCAGTCCTGGCCACCAGAGGCGCCGGTCAGGCAATGAGTCTCGTCTCCCACTGTCGCCAGGTGGTCTGGTCCTGGCCGGGTCCGGGGAAGTGGACCTGGAGTCGGTAGAACCCTTGAGACTGGCACTGGCCGGAGCAGCGAACGATGGTGACCGGACGATGGTGGCAGATCTGTCGGCGGTCGTGTGCGCGCACGCCGCCATCATCAATGCGCTCCTGCCGGCCCGTCTTTCACTCGGGAGCCGGGTGCGCATCGCCGCGCTGTCCTGGCCTGTTCTGCGGCTGGTGCAGATTCTCGGCGTGGATCACGCCTTCGCTCTGCACGCCGGGCTCCAGGAGGCACTGCGTGACGGACCTGCCCCGGAGGGCGGCGTCAGCTCTTCGGCAGCTTGACCACGGTGACGAAGAAGTCATCGATCTGGCGGATGGCCAGGATGAACTGATCGAGGTCCACAGGCTTGGTCACATACGCGTTGGCGTGGAGTTTGTAGCTCCGCAGGATGTCCTCCTCGGCGGAGGAGGTGGTCAGGACGACCACGGGGATGTGATTGAGATCCGGGTCGGACTTGATTCGCTCCAAGACCTGGCGGCCGTCGTACTTGGGAAGGTTCAGGTCCAGCAGAATCAGGTCGGGCCGCGGCGCCCCGGCGTGCTCCCCACGCCGGTAGAGGAAGTCGAGCGCTTCCAGGCCGTCCCGCACCACATGGAGGGTGTTTCCGATCTTGTTGTCCTCGAATGCCTCCCGGGGCATGAGTTCGTCGCCCGCGTCGTCCTCGACGAGGAGCACCTCGATGGGCTGGGCCGGGGGCGTGGTCATCAGGCGATTCCTTCGGTGGTGAGTGTGTGGGATGAGTCGGCGTCCGTCGCCATCACACGAGGGATGGTGAGGACGAGGCGAGTGCCGTCCGTGTGAGACGTGTCCACCCCGATACGGCCGCCGCCGTGCTCGACGATCTTCCGGCACAAGGAGAGACCGATTCCGGTGCCGTCGTACGCGTCGCGGCTGTGCAAGCGCTGAAAGATGACAAAGACCTTCTCGGCGAACTCGGGCGCGATACCGATGCCGTTGTCGGTGACGGTGAACCGCAGGAAGCCGGGCTCGTCATCGTCCGCGACCTCCACAGTGATATGCGGGTCCCGGTCCGCGGCGCGGAACTTGATCGCGTTGCCCAGCAGGTTCTGCCACAGCATCGTGAGCAGCATGGGATCCCCCATCACCGCCGGCAGGTCGTCCGGGCGCTCGATGCGCACGTCGTGCTCCTCCACCGCAGCGGCCAGGTTACGCAACGCACGGTCGAAGACGGCGTTCTGGTCGACGGCTCCATAGGCGTCGTTGAGGCGCCCTACGCGGGAGAAGGTCAGCAGGTCGTTGATGAGGATCTGCATCCGCTTGGCGCCGTCGACCGCGAACGCGATGTACTGCAGGCCTCGTTCGTCGAGTTTCTCGCCGTACCGCCGCTCCAGGAGCTGGCAGAACGAAGCCACCTTGCGCAGTGGCTCCTGCAGATCGTGAGAGGCGACGTAGGCGAACTGCTCGAGTTCGGCGTTCGACCGGCGCAGCTCGACCGCCTGGGCGTCCATCTGTGTCGCCTGTTCGGCCAGCGCGGCCTCGCTGTGCCGGGCAGTGGTCAATTCGCCCACCACGCGCAGGCGCATGGCCTCCACCGCCTGTGACAGGGCGCGCAGATCGGCGGGCCCCCGCGCCGGGATGGGATGGCCGAAGTCTCCGTCCGCCACGTGTCGGGCAGCACTGCGTACGGCCTCCATCGGGCGTACGACGGTGACACGCAGGAGCACGGTCATGCCCGCCCCGGTCAGCACGAGGAGGACCAGGACCCCGAAGAAGGCGCGGTCGCGCTGGGAGCGTGTTTCCTCCAGGCGCAACTGGGCTTCGTTCTGGTCCTTGCCGAGCTGGGCGTGCAGGGCGGTCAGGCGCTCACGTACCTGGTCGAAGTCCTTCTTCCCCCGGGCGAGCGAGACGACCTTGCCGTTCGTCTCCTTGGCCTTGATGGCCGGCATGGCGAATTCCTCGCGCCATGTGCGTACGTCCGACTCGAGCGCGCTGAGAGCGGCGGAGCCATCGGTCCCCTCGGCGACCAGGGCCTCCAAGTCGTCCCGGGACCGGTCCTCGGCAGTGACGCCACGCCGGTAGGGCTCCAGCAGGGTTTTGTCCCCGGTCAGGAGGTAGCCGCGGACTCCGGTCTCCTGGTCCAGGAGAGCCGCTTGCAGCTGGAAGGCGTCCGTGCGGGCCGGAGCGATCGTGCCGACCAGCCGGTCCGTGGCGTCGGTCGTGCGCGACAACACGGTCGCCGAGACGCCGGCGGCCACCAGCGTCACGATGCCCATGACCGTGAGGACGAGCAGGAACCATGCCCTGACGGTGAGAACGCGGGGTGTGACGTCGGCCGCCAGGTCTTGCTTCTGTTCGGGTGTCATGTGGTGCTGTTCCATTCGACAAGCAGGACGGCGACATCGTCGGCAAGACCACCGCTTGACGCGGCAAGTGTTTCGGCGGCACGGATCACGGTGTCCACGAACAGGCCCGGCGGATGGTGTGCATGGGTTGCAGCGATCTCCAGGAGGCCGTCCTCCCCCAGACGTTCCGGCCCCTCCCCCACACGGCCTTCGATCAGACCGTCCGTGAACATCATGACCATGTCGTGCCCGGTGAGCTGCACGCGGGTCACCGGCCAGGCTGCCACCCCGGGCAGAATCCCCAGCATCGGGCCGCCCGGCACCTCCTCCAGACGCACGCCTCGCTCGCGCGAGCGCACCAGGAGCCCCGGGTGGCCCGCACGCACGACGTTCACCGCCGGCTCGCCGGCGGCCCGGGTCAGGCAGCTGAGGGTGGCGAAGACTTCCGGACGGGAGCGCTCGGCAACCAGGATCTGCTCCAGCAGTTCCAGCAGTTGCTGGTCTCGGGCTCCGGCCAGAACGAAGGAACGCCAGGCCACCCTCATGCAGACGCCCAACGCCGCTGCGTCGGGTCCATGTCCCGAGACGTCACCCACAAGGGCATGCGTGGTTCCGTCCGGCGTCTGGACGACATCGTAGAAGTCACCGCCGAGCAGGGCCTGTGCGCGCCCCGGCTGGTAGCGGGCATGGACCACGACGCTGTCGTCGAGCAGGAGGGGTCTTGGGAGCAACCCGCGCTCCAAGCGCGCGTTCTCCTCGGCTCGCAGCCTGCCCGCCTGCAGGGCGGCCGCGGCCTGCTCGGTGTGCTTACGCTGGATCGCGTAGCGGATGGCGCGCACGAACAGGTCAGGTTCCAGCCGCCCTTTGATCAGGTAGTCCTGGGCGCCGGCTGCGACCGCCGCAAGGCCTGCCTGTTCCTCGGCCAGACCGGTCAGGACCACCACGGCCGCATCGTCGGCCCGCTGCAGCACCTTCTCCAGGGCTTCCAGGCCTTGGGCGTCAGGCAGGTGCAAGTCGAGCAGGACGCAGTGCGGCATGTGCTCTTCGAGTTCAGCGAGGGCGTCGGCCAGCGACCTCGACCATCGCAGCCCCATGGGCACACCACTGTCGGCGACGAGTTCCTCGACAAGGAGGGCGTCCCCGTCGTCGTCCTCGATCAGCAGGACGTCGGGCTGGGCACCGTCCCACTGACTGGGGGCGCCCTGCATGCCGGTGAAGCTCGGCGGCACCAGGGCAGGGGCGGGTGCTGCGGGTGGGGAGGGCGCAGGGACGAGGGGGCCTCGGGCATTCAAGCCAGATACTGATTCAGGGCCGGTGCCCATGGCAGGGTGTCTCCTCTCACCATGGGCAGTGGGGGCCCATGGGGCCGCCCAAGCGCGTCCGCGAAGAGACTAAAACGATCAGTTGCCTTTTGGCAACTGTTGCGTATGGGTAGAGATCTCGACCTGGCGGCCCACTGATTCAGAGGACGGGCGCCAAACTCAGGCCGGGCGTGCGATCCGCAAGCGCGCCTCTTCCGGGAGGGCGGCGGCTTCACTGTCCTTCCGTGCCCCGGCCGCCCCATCGACGATCAACGCGGCCGCATCCCGGAACGCCGTCAGCCCCTGGGCGAGATACCCGAGCGCCTCCGGAGACATCGCGTCGAGTACGGGGCGCACTTCATCCGCCTCGCACTTGCGCACCTCCTCAAGGAGAGCTCGACCCTGCCTGCTCAGATAGAGCTCCAGCTCCCGGCGGCTCGTGACGCTGAGGCGCCGCTCCACCAGCCCGGCCGCCTCAAGGCGGTCACACAGACGGCTCGTGGCGGGTGGGGTCGACCCCAGAGCATCACCCAGTGCCCGGAGGTTGCTGCCCTCGATCCTTCCGATCGCGAGCAGCGCGCGCATCTGCGACGCGGAGACGGGTCCGGACGGCATCCTGCCGTGGGCCCTGCCGCGAAGAACGCCGAGCAGTCCTGTCACCTCGGCGGCGATGTCCGCTGCTTCTGAGGGGGGCATAGGGCTTGGGCGCATCATCTCACTCTGCCACCTTCGAGGAAGCACTGTCAGTACTCGGCCTTCCACGCTCAGCCGTGATCTACGAGGATAGGTCGTCGACGAGCCTGCCGACCGCAGTCTGGTGAGCGTGCGGCTCATCGAGCGGGAGACCCGCGTCCACGAGACGTCGCGCACCTCGCCGATCCGGATCCGGGCCATCTCCCGTCAGCCTCTGACGGAAGATGGCCCGGATCCACGCGCTGAAGTGCCTTGACATCCGCAAGCCGCACGACGTGGCACTGGTGCCGGCGGCGCTGCAAGCCCGCTGAGCGCGCGGACCGGCTCGGGTCAGCTCCCGAGCCCCGATTCCAGGAGCCGCCCCACCGGCTTGCGTACGGCGAACAGGACCAGACCGATGCCGATGCCGCACACGGCGGTGACGGTGAAGTACGAGGCGTTGTCGATCACGGTGAACAGCTGCCCGAGGAGCCCCGCGAGCGACGAACCCAGCGCCAGCGTGAGGAAGTTCAGGCCGACCATCTGCGAACGGAACTTCTCCGGCCCGATCCGGGTGGCCAGCGACAGGCCGATCGGCCCGATGAACACCTCCGAAGAACCGGCGGCCATCATGAACAGCAGGATGAGAAACAGCGGGATCACCGCGTCGCCGGTTGCCTCGGAGATGATCAGCAGGAAGAGATAGGCGCAGCCGATCTGGGTCAGTCCGATGGCGACCTTGGTCACCGGGCCCGGCTGGCGCTCCCCGAGGCGCTTCCACACCCGGGCGACGAGCGGCGTGATGAGAACCGCCGCCAGGGGGCTGACGGTGGTGATCCAGGCGACGGGGAACTTCCAGCCGCCGATGTGCAGATCGATCCGCTCGGTGATCAGGATCGAGATGGCCGTGAACTTCTGGAACAGGAAACCGAAGTAGACACCCGAGGCGAGGAACAGCGGCAGATAGCCGAGGATGCGCCGGCGCTCGTCGCGGGTGACCGACGACGATGTCGTCATCGTGAGGAAGTACGCGGCCGCGGCCACCAGCGCGGTGATCGTGACCACGGTGGACAGGTTCCCCGCCTGGAGCAGTCCGGTGGCGCCGGCGCCGCCCACGACCGCGACGCAGGCGAGGACCAGAGCGGCGACGAGCGGCCGACGCCCCGTCGACAGTGGATTGTTGACGATCTTTGCGCGCTCCGGGAGCCGGTTCATCGACACGACGTACTGGATGAGCGCCCCGGCCATACCGATGGCCGCGAGCCCGAATCCGAAGTGGAAACCGAGCTCGTTCTGGGCGAGCCCGGTGGTGAGCGGGCCGACCACCGCGCCGATGTTGATAGCCATGTAGAAGTACGAGAATCCGGCGTCCCGGTAGCGCTCGTCCGTGTGCTGGTCGAGAACGAAGCCGACGATCGACGTGATGTTCGTCTTGAGCGCTCCGGTGCCGAGCACGATGAGGACGAGGCCGGCGCCGAGGCCCGAGAGGCCGGGCGCGAAGGCGAGCACGACATGCCCCGCGGTGATGACGACGGCCCCGTACAGGACCATCTTCTGCGGGCTGACGAGCCGGTCGCCGAGCCAGGCGCCGAGGATCTGCGACAGATAGACGGCGCCGCCGTACCCGCCGACGATGCCGGAGGCGAGCGCCGGATCGAGGGCGAGGCCGCCCTCCCCGATCTCGTACAGCAGATAGAACGAGAGGATGCCTTGGAGTCCGTAGAACGAATAGCGCTCCCACAGTTCCGTGAAGGCCATGCTCCACAGGCCGCGCCGGAAGTCTCCCGCGGGCGGTGTCGTGGCAGACGTCGCGGACGGCTTCTGCGAGACCGGCGTCGTGGTCGGTGTCGTTCGGGTTCTCATTCGCTGAGTCCTGCCAGTCGGGAGCCGAAACGGGCGATGAGCGAGGTGTTCTGTGAGTGCCGCCTCTCCTCCCAGCGGTCGGCGACACCGAACAGCCGGTACATGCCGTGGACGCCGATCCAGCGCAGGGGTTCGGGCTCCCAGCGTCCCGAGTCGTGGTCGTTCCACGGCAGCCGGGTCAGCTCGGTGTCCCGGCCCGCCGCCCGGTCGAGCAGTGTGCGGGCGGCGAGCTGCGTAGCGGTCACGCCGTGCCCGGCGAACCCGCGGACGACGCCGACGCGGGTGGCGGGATCGAAGTAGACGCCGGCGCACCAGTCACGGGTCACGCCGATGGCGCCCCGCCAGGCGTGCTCGACCGTGAACTGCACGTCGGGGAAGAAGAATGCGAGCCGCTCCGCGAGGGTGCGCACGGTGCGGGCGTCGACGGCGCCGGCTCCCGGGGTACCGGAGTTGAAGGCATACGGCGTACCGCGGCCGCCGATGGCGATGCGGTCGTCGGCGGTGCGCTGGGCGTAGACGAAGGTGTGGGCGGCGTCGCCCAGGCATTCGCGCTCCTGCCAGCCGATGCGCTCCCACGCCTCCGCGGACAGCTGATTGGTCACGATCATCGAGGAGTTGACGGGAATCACGTCCCGCCTGCCGAGCCCGGGGACATCGCCCTCGACCTGGCCGGAGTACGCCTCCACGCAGGTCAGCACGGTCTTGGCGCGCACGGTCCCACGCGAGGTGGCGACGGCGCCCGCCGCGATGCGCGAGGCCCGCGTGTTCTCACAGATCCGGACCCCCTTGGCCTCGACGACCGCCGCGAGGCCGTGGACCAGCTTGGCGGGGTCGACGCGGGCGGTGGTACGGGTGAGGAGGCCGCCGAGCGCGGGCCCGATGGCGATGCGCCGCCTGACGGCGTCGGCGTCAAGGAGTTCGAGGTCCTCAGCCCGGTATCCGGCGGCGAGATCCGCGGCGTAAGTTCCTTCAAGCCGCTTCAGAGCAGCCGGAGTTGTGGCCACCCGCAGATGCCCGCCGCGCCGCTGGTCGGCCTGGATGCCCTCCTTGTCGAGGATGCTCAGCGTGTCATCGACAGCGCCATCCATCTCCCGCTGGAACGCGGCGATCGCGGCGGCACCGTCCTCCCCACGCCGGCGCGCGCACTTGGCGTACACGGCACGGTTGCCGGGGATGAGCGGGGAGAGCCAGCCGCCGTTGCGCCCGGAGGCCCCGTAGCCGACCTCCTCGGCCTCGATCACGGTGATCTTCGCCGTCGGCTGCTGAAGGATCGCGTGGTAGGCCGCCCAGAGCCCGGTCAGGCCACCGCCGACGACCACGAGGTCCTGCTCCTCGTCGGGCAGCGCGGCGTCCCGGCGCGCGGTCGGGCCCGAGAGCTCGTCCGTGGCGGCGCGGGACGCCTGTATCCAATGCGATATCTCACCGTTGCGGTACACGGTCATGCGACAACTCCAGCTGGACGCAAGGGGATTGGGGCGTCCGGGACGCGGTGACGGGAATCAGAAAGTGGCGGCACTCAGAAGGATGGGGGGAGCTCAGAAGGTGCGGGACGCTCAGTAGGTGGGGGGCGCCATCGCCCACAAAACCCTGGCCTCGTCCACGCCCGTCGTCTCGACGACGCGGTGCGGATCACTGCTGAGGTAATGCACCGAGTCGAGGGCACTCAGCCGGTGGTGCTGGTCGCGGACCCACACCTCCACCTCACCGGACAGCACGAGAAGGATCTCCTCGGAGCTGCCGTGGGTGTACGGCTCCACACCGGTGGAGCCGCCCGGGGCGAAGTGGCCGAGGAGCACTTCGAGGTGGTCGAAGGAGCCGGGGGTCAGCTTGATCTTCGTGGCGCCGTCGCCGAACGACATGCCGTGCGCGTCACGGAACCGCAGCACCGGGCTCGCGGCCGAGCCCGCCTGCTCGAAGAGGTCGCCGACGCTCAACTTCAGTACGTCACACAGCCGTTGCAGTGTGCGCACGCTCGCGTTGACCTGGTCGCGCTCGACCTGCGAGAGATACCCCTCGGTCAGCCCGGCCTGCTCCGCCACGGCTTTGA encodes the following:
- a CDS encoding helix-turn-helix domain-containing protein yields the protein MSNDQSGPAAGIGARLRRRRRALHLTLKAVAEQAGLTEGYLSQVERDQVNASVRTLQRLCDVLKLSVGDLFEQAGSAASPVLRFRDAHGMSFGDGATKIKLTPGSFDHLEVLLGHFAPGGSTGVEPYTHGSSEEILLVLSGEVEVWVRDQHHRLSALDSVHYLSSDPHRVVETTGVDEARVLWAMAPPTY